The Candidatus Methylomirabilota bacterium genome contains the following window.
GACGGTGATGCGGAGCGCGGTCTCCATCCCGAAGGGCGTCAGCGGGCGCACGATCACGCCGTGCTGGAGGAGCTTCTGGAAGATGTCCGCGGCGCTCCGCCCGACGTCCACGAGGATGAAGTTCGCGCGCGAGGGCACGTAGGAGACGCCCAGGTTCTTGAACTCGTCGTAGAGGTAGTGGCGCCCGGCCTCGATCATCCGGACGCACTCCATGATGTGCGCCTCGTCCTCGAGCGCCGCGAGCCCCGCCGCCTGCGCGAGCGAGTTGACGTTGAAGGGCTGGCGGATGCGGTTCATGAGCGAGATCGCGTCCGCGTCCGCGACGCCGTAGCCGACGCGCAGCCCGGCGAGGCTCGCGGCCTTCGAGAAGGTCCGGAGGACGATCACCTTGCGGCCCTGCTTCACGTACTGGAGCACCTCCGGGAAGTCGGGGCCGAGCGCGAACTCGATGTAGGCCTCGTCGAAGACGACGATCGTGCGCTCGGGCACCCGCGCCATGAAGTGCTCGACCTCGTCGGCCGTGACGATCGTGGCCGTCGGATTGTTCGGGTTCGCGATGAACACGAGCTTCGTCATCGGCGTCATCGCGCGCGCCATGGCCTCGAGGTCGAGCCGGTACTCCTTGAGCATGACCATGACGCGGACGCCCCCGGCCGCCTGGACGATCATCGGGTAGACGACGAACGACGGGTGCGGCATGACCGCCTCGTCGCCCGGCCGCAGGAACGCGCGCACGAGCAGCTCGATCAGCTCGTTCGAGCCGTTGCCGAGCACGATCTGCTCGGGCATGAAGCCGTGCTTCTTGGCGAGCGCCTGGCGGAGGTAGAAACCGCTGCCGTCCGGATAGCGGTTGCCGTGGTGCAGCACCGCGAGGATCGCCTTCTGCACGCGGTCGGAGGGCGGCAGCGGGTTCTCGTTCGAGGCGAGCTTGATCGCGTCCGGGATGCCGAACTCGCGCTCGAGCTCCTCGATGGGCTTGCCGGGCTCGTAGGGCGCGATCCCCAGGATGTGTTCGTTCGCGAGGGATTCCCACTGCGTAGGCATGCTCTCTCCTTATGCGGCCGGGTAGGACCCGAGGATCTTCAGGTGGAGGGTCCGCTCCCCGACCTCACGCAGCACCGACGCGACGCCGGGGGTGTCGCGGTGCCCTTCGAGGTCGACGAAGATGACGTACTCCCAGGGCCCCTGCTTGGCCGGGCGCGACTCGATCTTGGTGAGGTTGATCCCCGCCCGGGCGAGCGGCTCGAGGATCCGGTAGAGCGCGCCGGGCTCGTTGCGCATCGCGAAGAGGATCGTCGTCTTGTCGCGGCCGGTCGGCGCCACCGACTGCCGCCCGACGACGAGGAAGCGCGTCGTGTTGTGCGGGTTGTCCTCGACGCGCGAGCGGAGGACCGGCACGCCGTAGAGCCGCGCGGCGAGCTCCGAGGCGATCGCCGCGACGGCCGGGTCGGTCGCGGCCAGCTCCGCGGCGGCGGCGGTGGACAGTGTCTCCTCGGTCACCACGTCGGGCAGGTGCTCGCCGAGCCAGCCGCGGCACTGCGCGAGCGCCTGGGGGTGCGAAGCGACGCGCTTGATCTCGCCGAGGTCCGCCGCCCGCGACAGGAGCTGCTGGGCGATCTCGAGCCGGAGCTCGCCGCAGATCAGGACCTCCGACACGCTCAGCCGGTCGAGGGTGATGTTGACCGCGCCCTCCGTGCTGTTCTCCACCGGCACGACGCCGTAGTCCGCCCGCCCCCGCGCCACGTCGTCGAAGACCTCGCCGATGGAGCGCGCGGGGCGGCAGCCCGCGCCCGCGCCGAAGTGCTGGAGCGCGGCCAGGTGGGTAAAGGTCGCCTGCGGCCCGAGGTAGGCCACCGTGAGCTCGGCCTCGAGCGCCCGGCAGGCGGCCAGGATCTCGCGCCAGATGGCGCCGACGGCCTCGGGGGTGAGCGGGCGGGCGCTCGCCGCCGTCAGGCGGCGCAGGATCTCGACTTCACGCTCCGGGACATAGGACGGCGCGTCCTGACGTCGTTTGAGGTCTCCGATCTGGCGGGCGGCCTCGGCGCGTTGGGTAAGGAGCTTGAGGATTTGGTCGTCGAGGTCATTGATCCTGGAACGCCAATCGTCCAGGTTCATAGAAACTCCTGCGAACCGAGCTCGAATCGTATCCCGGGATTATAGGCCCACGCGTCTGGCAAGAGCAAGTCAGGGGCGCCGGGGCTCGGCCACGGCCGCGCGCAGCGCCCGCACCTCGCGCGGCGTCAGGCGGCGCGAGGCGCCGGGCCGGAGGTCGCCGAGCCCGATCGGCCCGAAGGCGACGCGCCGGAGCCGCGCGACCCGGTGGCCCAGGGCCTCGCAATAGCGCTTCACCTCGTGCTTGCGGCCCTCGGTGAACGTGAGCCTCATCCGGCTCGCCCGCGCGGACGCCCCGAGGAGCTCCACGGCGAGCGGCGTCGCGGGCCCGTCGGCGAGCGCGACGCCACGACGCCAGCGTTCGAGGTCGGCCCGCCCCACCCGCCCTTCCACCAGGGCCTCGTAGACGCGCGGGAGCTCGTAGCGGGGGTGAAGGAGGCGATGCGTGAGCGGCCCGTCGTTCGTCAGGAGGAGTGCGCCCTCGACGTCCCAGTCGAGGCGGCCGACCGGGTAGAGCCGGACGCCCGCCGGTACCAGGTCGGTGACCACCGGGCGGCCCTGCGGGTCGGAGCGCGTCGTGACGTACCCGCGGGGCTTGTGGAGCAGCACGTACGCGCGGGACTCGGCGGGCGGGAGCGGGCGCCCGTCGACGGTGATGACGTCGGTCTCGGGATCGGCGAGCGTGGCTGGGCTCGCCAGGACCACGCCGTTGACCGCGACGTGGCCCTCGGCGATCAGGCGGTCACCCCCCCGCCGGGACGTCAGCCCCGCCTGCGCCAGGATCTTGTTGAGTCGGAGCTTCGCCATGCTCGGCGACCGCGGCGAGCTCCGGCACGACCAGCTCACCCTCGACCCTCGGCAGGTCGCCGAGGTCGCGGAGGCCGAACGCGACCATGAACTCGCGCGTCGTTTCGAAGAGGTACGGCCGCCCGGGGGCGTCCTTGCGCCCGGCGATGCGGACGAGCCGCCGCTCGAGGAGGTTCTCGAGGACCGCCTCGGAGTTGACGCCGCGGATCGCGTCCACCTCGGGCCGCGACACCGGCTGCTTGTAGGCGATGATCGCGAGCGTCTCGAGCGCGGGCCGCGACAGGCGCTGCTTCGTCCGCGCGCGCGCGAGCTTGACGAGCCAGGGGGCGAGCTCGGGCCGCGTCACCATGCGGTAGCCGCCGCCCACCTCGACGATCATGAGGCCGCGCTCCTGATAGCGCAGGCGTAGCTCCTCGACCAGCCCGCGCGCGGCCTGCGCGCTCTCGAGGTCGAGCACGTCGCGGATGCGCTCCGCTTCCAGCGGCGTGTCGGACGCGAACAGCAGGGCTTCGACGACGTCAACTGGCGTCGGCATGGGTCTCCCCGTTCTGGCGTTCGATCACGATTTCCCCGAAGAGCTCGCTCTGCTGCGTCTTGATCTTCCCGAGGCGCACGAGCTCGAGCACGGCCAGGAGCGTGACGACGATCTCCGAGCGCTGGCGCTCGCCGCCCGCGAGCGACGAGAACAGCAGCGACCACGTGTCGCGGAGCAGCACCAGGATCTCGGCCATCCGCTCGAGGATCGAGGGCGGGTTCGGCTCGATCTCGCGGGGCTTCCGCCGGAGCTGCTCCTCGATCAGCCGGCGCACGGCGCGCTCGAGGAGGTGAACCGAGAGGTCCTCGAGCGGCACATCCTCGGGCAGCGGCAGGGTGCTCGACGGCCGCCCCCACACGAGCGCCTGCTCGGTCTCGCGCTCCGCGAGCCGGGCGCCGAGCGCCTTCACGTGCGCATACTCGCGGAGGCGCTCCTCCAGCTCGAGGCGCAGCGCCTCGCCCTCCTCGTCGAGGACCTCGGCGGCGGTCTCGTCGGGGGGCACCAGCAGCTTCGACTTGAGGTAGATGAGCGTCGCCGCCATCACGAGCCAGCCGCCCGCGATCTCGAGGTCGCGGAACTCCAGGGCCTCGAGGTGGGCGAGGTACTGGTCGGTGATCGTCCGCACCGGCAGGCGCGCGAGGTCGATCTCGTTGGTGCGGCAGAGGTGGAGCAGGAGGTCGAACGGGCCCTCGAACTCCCCCACGCGCAGCGTCAGATCGCGGCCGGCGTCGAGCGTAGGCGCCTCCTCCGCGCTCATGGCAGTAGGCCCACGGCGGCGCGGACCTCGCCCATCGTCGTCTGGGCGACCGCGCGCGCGCGTTTGGAGCCCTCGTAGAGGATCTCTTTGATCGCGTCCGGCTTCTCGGCGTAGGCCTGCCGCCGCGCGCGGATCTTCTCGAGCGGCGGGAGCATGTGCTTGAGCAGCACGTCCTTGCAGTCGAGGCAGCCGATGGCCGCCGTCCGGCAGCCCGTCGCGCAGTACTCGCGGTCGGCCGACGGCGTGAAGATCTTGTGGAGGTCGAAGACGGGACAGATGTCGGGATTGCCGGGATCGGTGCGCCGCTTGCGCGCGGGGTCGGTGACCATCGGCTTGACCTTCCGCGCGATCTCCTCGGGTGGATCCGAGAGGAGGATCGCGTTGCCGAGGGATTTCGACATCTTCCGCCCGTCCGTGCCCGGAACCTTCGGGATCTCCGTCAGCTTCGCGTCCGGCTCGGGGAAGACCGGCTTGAAGGCGTGGTTGAACCGCCGCGCCACCTCACGGGTCAGCTCGACGTGCGGGACCTGATCGATGCCGACGGGTACCCAGCGCGGCTTGTACATGAGGATGTCCGCCGCCTGAAGGAGCGGGTAGCCGAGCAGCCCGTACGAGGGCGACGCGATCCCCTGCTGCTCGATCCGCTCCTTGTAGGTCGGCACGCGCTCGAGCCACGCCACCGGCGTGACCATCGAGAACAGCAGGTGGAGCTCCGCGTGCTCGGGCACGAGGGACTGGATGAACAGCGTCGAGCGCTCCGGGTCCAGCCCCGCCCCGAGCCAGTCTGCGAGCATCTCGACCGTGTCTCCCGGGACGGTCGACGTGTCCGTGTCGTCGGTGAGCGCGTGCCAGTCGGCCGCGAAGTAATAGCAGTCGTAAGCGTCCTGCAGGCCCACCCAGTTCTTCAGCGCCCCGAGATAGTTGCCGAGATGGATCTTCCCCGAGGGGCGCATGCCGGACAGCACACGTTCCTTCGCCTTGGTCATCCGAGCCTCGTCCTCTCCCAGACCTTCGCCGAACGGATGAACACATAGTACGCGTAGAGCACCGCGAGAAGGAAGCCTCGCCAGCCGTCGAGGAACCCCCCGCGGGCGACGTACATGGAGAGGAACCGCCCGGCCGGCCGGAGGACGAGGTCCCCCACCCGCGCGCGGCGCCCGCTCCGGACCCAGTCCTCGGCCGCGAGCGTCGAGTAGCGGTCGGCGCGCGCCACGAAGTGGGCGAGGTCGCGGTAGCTCCGGTGGACGAGGGGCGCCTGGAGGCGCCCGACCCGCCCCGTGACCTCGACCGACTCGTGAACGGCGCGCTCGACGAAGCGGCCCCGGCCGCGCTGGAACAGGCGGAGCTGCCAGTCGGGATAGAGGCCGCCGTGGCGCATGGAGCGCCCCCACATGACGTTCCGGCGGGGGATCCGGTAGCCCGCGCACGGCGCCTCACCCGCGACCGTGGCGAGGATCTCGTCCCGGAGCTCGCGCGGGACCTCCTCGTCGGCGTCCAGGGAGAGGACCCAGTCGCCGGTCGCCTGGGCCAGGCCGAAGTTCTTCTGGGCGGCGAAGCCGGGCCAGGGCCGGACGATGACCCGGTCGGTGAACTCGCGCGCGACCTCGACGGTCTTGTCGGTGGACTCGGCGTCCACGACCACGAGCTCGTCGGCCCACACGGCGCTCTCGAGGCACGCGCGCAGCCGCTCCTCCTCGTCGAGCGTGACCACGACCACCGAGACCCGCGGCCTCACGGGCCCAGCGCCTCCGCGACCGCCTCGAAGACCGGCGCCACGGCGAGGGACGGAAGCCGCCCGTCCGGGCTCTCGAGCGCCCGCTGGCGCCAGGGCCCGTTCCGCTCGGCCGACGTGGGCCCGTAGAGCCCCACGCAGGGCACGCCGAGCGCCGCGGCCACGTGAAGCGGTCCGGTGTCGCCCGCGACGACCACGCTCGCGCGGCGGAGGACCGCGATCAGCGCGTCGAGGTCGGTGGGCGGCGCCAGCGCCAGGCGGCCACCGGCCACCGCCTCGGCGAGCGCCCGCTCCTCCGGTCCCCAGACGACGAGCACCCGCGCGCCCGCCTCGGTGGTGAGCCGGCCCCCGAGGTCGCGGAACCGCTCGGCGGGCCAGCGCTTGTCGGCCCTCCCCGCCCCCGGGTTCAGGACGACGAGGCGGTCGCGCGGCTTCAAGCCGGCCGCCGCCAGGAGCTCGTCCGCCCGTGCCTCGGCGGCGGCGTCGCACGGCAGCGGGAACTCGACGCGCGCGCCCGACACCCCGAGCGGCTCGAGCAGAGCGAGGCACTGCTCCACGACGTGCCGCGCGGCGGCCGGCGGCGTCACGCGGTGGTTGGTGAAGAGCGCGGCGAGCGGCTCCCGGCAGCGCCTCGCCGCGAGGCCGATGCGGAGGGGCGCCCGGGTCGCCGCCGCGAGCACGCCGCTCTTCACGAGGCCCTGGAGGTCCACCGCGACGTCGAAGCGCGCGGCGGCGAGGTGGCGCCGGAGCTCGGCAAGCTCCCCCGCGGCGCGCGCCGCGCCGAGCGGCGTGCGCACCCGCCGCCAGCCGCGCGTGTCCACGGGGACGACCTCGTCGAGCGCCGGGTTCCCCCGGAGCACGGCGGCCTCGTGCCGCTCGACGATCCACGCGAGGCGCGCGCGCGGGAAGCGCGCGCGGAGCGCCCCGGCGGCGGGCAGCGCGTGCACCACGTCGCCGAGCGAGGAGAGCTTGACCAGGGCGATGTTCACCTGAACCGCCCGACGATGCGCGCGATGAGGTCGCGCGTGGAATGGTCCTTCGGGTCGCCGACGACCGCGACGCGGCCGCCGACCTTCCGCACGGTCGCCGCTTCGGGTACTGCGGCCTGCGTGTAGTCGGTGCCCTTGGCGTGGACGTCGGGGCGGATCCGCTCGATCAGCCGGTCGGCGCGCTCGTCGTCGAAGACGACGACGTGGTCCACGTGGCGGAGCGCCAGGAGCATCTCGGCGCGCTCCGCGGCGGGCATGAGGGGGCGGCCCGGGCCCTTCAGGCGCGCCACCGTCGGGTCGGAGTTGAGGCCGACGAAGAGCACGTCGCCCAGGCGCCGGGCGGCGGCGAGGTACCGGACGTGGCCGACGTGGAGGAGGTCGAAGCAGCCGTTGGCGAGGACGATGCGCTTTCCCTCGGCCCGAAGCCGCTCGGCGAGCGCCGCGGCCTCGTCCAGGGTCACGGGCTCGCCTCGCTGCCGAGCAGCTCAGCTCGCACTGCTCCCGTCACAGACCCAGGGCCTTCCGGAGCTCGTCGCGCGGGACCGTCGCCGTCCCGCGCTTCATGACGACGAGGCCGCCGGCGACGTTGGCGAGCGCGGCCGCGTCCGCGGGCGCGGCCCGGCACGCGAGCGCGAGCGTGAACGTGCCGATCACCGTGTCGCCCGCGCCGGTCACGTCGGCGATCTCGTCGGTGCCGTGGATCGGGATGAAGGTCGTGGCCCCGTCGCGCTCGAGGAGGGCCATGCCCTGGCTCCCGCGCGTGACGAGGAGCAGCCGCGCGTCCAGGCGCTCGAGGAGCTGGCGGCCCGCCTTCTCCACGCCCCGCTCGTCGTCGGCGGGCATCCCGGTGAGCTGCTCGAGCTCGGCCTCGTTGGGCGTGGCCGCGGTGACGCCGGTGAAGCGCGGGAGCTGGTAGCGGCTGTCCACGCTGACGACCGCGCCGGTCCGGCGCGCCGCCGCCCGGACGCCCTCGAAGACGCGCGGCGTGAGCGTGCCGTACCCGTAGTCGGAGACGAGGATCGCGTCGGCGCGCGCGCCCAGCGTGGCGAGGCGCCCGAGCAGCGCGTCCTCGGTCACGGGCGTGAGCTCGCTGGCGGGCTCGCGGTCGAGGCGCACCACCTGCTGACGCGTGGACTGGTAGCCGCCCGCCATGACGCGCGTCTTCACGGGGGTCGTCCGGCCGGCCTCGGCGACGATCCCGTCGGTCGGCATCCCGGCCGCGCGGAAGAGCGCGGCCAGCTCGTCGCCGGCGGCGTCCCGCCCGACGACGCCGAGCGGGACGACGCGCGCGCCGAGCGCCTGGACGTTGTGGGCGGCGTTCGCCGCGCCGCCCAGCAGCACCTCACGCTGGGCGAAGCGCAGGATCAGCACCGGGGCCTCGCGCGAGATGCGCGCGGGCTTGCCGAAGAGGTACTCGTCCTCGATCAGGTCGCCGACGACGACGACGGTGCGCGCGCCGAAGCCGTCGATCGCCGCGCGCATGCCGGCCGTCACGTCCGTCACGCCCGGCGCCTCGCGAGCACCCACTCGACCGCGTCGAGCAGGTCCGGCGCGACGTGGTCGGGCTCGAGGGGAAAGCGCGCGCGCCGGTACTCCCACTCGCCGAGGCCGTAGCCCGTGAGCACGAGCACCGCCGCGGCGCCGACGGCGCGCGCCGCGACGAGGTCGGACGGCCTGTCGCTCACGAGCGTCGAGCGGGTGAGGTCGAGGCCGTGGTCGGCGGCGGCGCGGTGGAGAAGCCCGGGCTTCGGCTTGCGGCAGTCGCAGTCGAGCCGGTAGGGCGGCTCGCCCTCGGTCGGGTGATGCGGGCAGACGTAGATCGCGTCGAGGTGCGCGCCCTCGGCCTTGAGCTGAGCGACGAGCGCCGCGTTCACCGCCTGGAGGACTTCCTCGGAGAAGTAGCCGCGCGCGACCCCCGCCTGGTTGGTGACGACGATCGCGGCGACACCCACCTCGTTCAGGCGGCGGATCGCTCGGGCCGAGCGTGGCAGGAGTCGGAGCCGCCGCGGGTGGTTGACGTACCCGACTTCCTCGGTCAGGGTGCCGTCACGATCCAGGAACACCGCGGGCCGCGACACCACGCTCCGAGTCTAAGCCGGACGCCGCGGATTTCTCAAGAAGAATCCCACTTTGCGCCCCGGAACCGATTGTAAATCCGCACGAAACCCTCGACCTGCGCCGCGAAGGTGAAGGGCTCGGCCGACGCGCGCGCGGCCTCGGACAGCTCCCGTGCGGGCATCGCGCGCAGCCGTGCGAGCGCCGAGGTCAGCGCGGCGGGGCTCCGAGGATCGACGACCGCGCCGTTCGAGCCTTCGCGAATGACCTCGGCCCCGCCCGCCGCGGCGCTGGCGACGACCGGGACGCCGGAGGCGAGCGCTTCGAGGTGGACGTTGCCGAAGGGCTCGTAGCGGCTCGGCAGCGCGACCACGTCGGCGGCCGCGTACCACCGCTCGGCGTCCTCCCGCGGGTCGAGCCAGACGATCCGCTCGGCGATCCCGAGCTTGCCGGCGACGGCCCGCGACGGCGCCGCGTCGCCCCGGCCGATGACGAGCAGACGGCTGGTCCGGTCGGGAAAGGCGCCGAAGGCCTCCACGAGCGTCGCGAGTCCCTTGCGCTCGAAGCCGCTCCCCATGAAGAGCACGGTCCAGGCGTCGCGCGGAATTCCCGCCTCGTCGCGCGCCGCCGCGCGATGGGCCGCGCGGTTCCGCGGATGGAATCGCGCGAGGTCCACGCCGTTGTAGACGACCGAGAGGCGCGCCGGCGCCACCGCGTACAGCGCCGCGATCTCGGCGGCCCCGCGCCTGGCGATCGCGACGACCTCGGGCGTCCGGGCGAACACGCGACGCTCGAGGCCGAGGACGATGCGGTGGTAGAGCCCGCGCGCGCGCCGGCCCTCGAGGCTCGCGAGGTAGCCGCGGTGGCAGCCCTCCCCCGCGCGGTAGACGTCCTGGCGGAGCGTGCGCTCGTGGCTCTGGACGACGTCCCACGCGCCGCGCGCCACGGCGACGCGCGCCGCCGCGGCGAGGGCGAGGGCACGCGCCGCCGCCGGGAGCGG
Protein-coding sequences here:
- the hisC gene encoding histidinol-phosphate transaminase; translation: MPTQWESLANEHILGIAPYEPGKPIEELEREFGIPDAIKLASNENPLPPSDRVQKAILAVLHHGNRYPDGSGFYLRQALAKKHGFMPEQIVLGNGSNELIELLVRAFLRPGDEAVMPHPSFVVYPMIVQAAGGVRVMVMLKEYRLDLEAMARAMTPMTKLVFIANPNNPTATIVTADEVEHFMARVPERTIVVFDEAYIEFALGPDFPEVLQYVKQGRKVIVLRTFSKAASLAGLRVGYGVADADAISLMNRIRQPFNVNSLAQAAGLAALEDEAHIMECVRMIEAGRHYLYDEFKNLGVSYVPSRANFILVDVGRSAADIFQKLLQHGVIVRPLTPFGMETALRITVGTPEENRKLVKALQAVLGKRPA
- the pheA gene encoding prephenate dehydratase, which gives rise to MNLDDWRSRINDLDDQILKLLTQRAEAARQIGDLKRRQDAPSYVPEREVEILRRLTAASARPLTPEAVGAIWREILAACRALEAELTVAYLGPQATFTHLAALQHFGAGAGCRPARSIGEVFDDVARGRADYGVVPVENSTEGAVNITLDRLSVSEVLICGELRLEIAQQLLSRAADLGEIKRVASHPQALAQCRGWLGEHLPDVVTEETLSTAAAAELAATDPAVAAIASELAARLYGVPVLRSRVEDNPHNTTRFLVVGRQSVAPTGRDKTTILFAMRNEPGALYRILEPLARAGINLTKIESRPAKQGPWEYVIFVDLEGHRDTPGVASVLREVGERTLHLKILGSYPAA
- a CDS encoding pseudouridine synthase, which encodes MAKLRLNKILAQAGLTSRRGGDRLIAEGHVAVNGVVLASPATLADPETDVITVDGRPLPPAESRAYVLLHKPRGYVTTRSDPQGRPVVTDLVPAGVRLYPVGRLDWDVEGALLLTNDGPLTHRLLHPRYELPRVYEALVEGRVGRADLERWRRGVALADGPATPLAVELLGASARASRMRLTFTEGRKHEVKRYCEALGHRVARLRRVAFGPIGLGDLRPGASRRLTPREVRALRAAVAEPRRP
- the scpB gene encoding SMC-Scp complex subunit ScpB, giving the protein MPTPVDVVEALLFASDTPLEAERIRDVLDLESAQAARGLVEELRLRYQERGLMIVEVGGGYRMVTRPELAPWLVKLARARTKQRLSRPALETLAIIAYKQPVSRPEVDAIRGVNSEAVLENLLERRLVRIAGRKDAPGRPYLFETTREFMVAFGLRDLGDLPRVEGELVVPELAAVAEHGEAPTQQDPGAGGADVPAGG
- a CDS encoding segregation/condensation protein A, translating into MSAEEAPTLDAGRDLTLRVGEFEGPFDLLLHLCRTNEIDLARLPVRTITDQYLAHLEALEFRDLEIAGGWLVMAATLIYLKSKLLVPPDETAAEVLDEEGEALRLELEERLREYAHVKALGARLAERETEQALVWGRPSSTLPLPEDVPLEDLSVHLLERAVRRLIEEQLRRKPREIEPNPPSILERMAEILVLLRDTWSLLFSSLAGGERQRSEIVVTLLAVLELVRLGKIKTQQSELFGEIVIERQNGETHADAS
- the trpS gene encoding tryptophan--tRNA ligase gives rise to the protein MTKAKERVLSGMRPSGKIHLGNYLGALKNWVGLQDAYDCYYFAADWHALTDDTDTSTVPGDTVEMLADWLGAGLDPERSTLFIQSLVPEHAELHLLFSMVTPVAWLERVPTYKERIEQQGIASPSYGLLGYPLLQAADILMYKPRWVPVGIDQVPHVELTREVARRFNHAFKPVFPEPDAKLTEIPKVPGTDGRKMSKSLGNAILLSDPPEEIARKVKPMVTDPARKRRTDPGNPDICPVFDLHKIFTPSADREYCATGCRTAAIGCLDCKDVLLKHMLPPLEKIRARRQAYAEKPDAIKEILYEGSKRARAVAQTTMGEVRAAVGLLP
- a CDS encoding glycosyltransferase family 2 protein, which translates into the protein MRPRVSVVVVTLDEEERLRACLESAVWADELVVVDAESTDKTVEVAREFTDRVIVRPWPGFAAQKNFGLAQATGDWVLSLDADEEVPRELRDEILATVAGEAPCAGYRIPRRNVMWGRSMRHGGLYPDWQLRLFQRGRGRFVERAVHESVEVTGRVGRLQAPLVHRSYRDLAHFVARADRYSTLAAEDWVRSGRRARVGDLVLRPAGRFLSMYVARGGFLDGWRGFLLAVLYAYYVFIRSAKVWERTRLG
- the waaC gene encoding lipopolysaccharide heptosyltransferase I, yielding MNIALVKLSSLGDVVHALPAAGALRARFPRARLAWIVERHEAAVLRGNPALDEVVPVDTRGWRRVRTPLGAARAAGELAELRRHLAAARFDVAVDLQGLVKSGVLAAATRAPLRIGLAARRCREPLAALFTNHRVTPPAAARHVVEQCLALLEPLGVSGARVEFPLPCDAAAEARADELLAAAGLKPRDRLVVLNPGAGRADKRWPAERFRDLGGRLTTEAGARVLVVWGPEERALAEAVAGGRLALAPPTDLDALIAVLRRASVVVAGDTGPLHVAAALGVPCVGLYGPTSAERNGPWRQRALESPDGRLPSLAVAPVFEAVAEALGP
- a CDS encoding adenylyltransferase/cytidyltransferase family protein, which codes for MTLDEAAALAERLRAEGKRIVLANGCFDLLHVGHVRYLAAARRLGDVLFVGLNSDPTVARLKGPGRPLMPAAERAEMLLALRHVDHVVVFDDERADRLIERIRPDVHAKGTDYTQAAVPEAATVRKVGGRVAVVGDPKDHSTRDLIARIVGRFR
- a CDS encoding PfkB family carbohydrate kinase, giving the protein MTDVTAGMRAAIDGFGARTVVVVGDLIEDEYLFGKPARISREAPVLILRFAQREVLLGGAANAAHNVQALGARVVPLGVVGRDAAGDELAALFRAAGMPTDGIVAEAGRTTPVKTRVMAGGYQSTRQQVVRLDREPASELTPVTEDALLGRLATLGARADAILVSDYGYGTLTPRVFEGVRAAARRTGAVVSVDSRYQLPRFTGVTAATPNEAELEQLTGMPADDERGVEKAGRQLLERLDARLLLVTRGSQGMALLERDGATTFIPIHGTDEIADVTGAGDTVIGTFTLALACRAAPADAAALANVAGGLVVMKRGTATVPRDELRKALGL
- a CDS encoding HAD family hydrolase codes for the protein MVSRPAVFLDRDGTLTEEVGYVNHPRRLRLLPRSARAIRRLNEVGVAAIVVTNQAGVARGYFSEEVLQAVNAALVAQLKAEGAHLDAIYVCPHHPTEGEPPYRLDCDCRKPKPGLLHRAAADHGLDLTRSTLVSDRPSDLVAARAVGAAAVLVLTGYGLGEWEYRRARFPLEPDHVAPDLLDAVEWVLARRRA
- a CDS encoding glycosyltransferase family 4 protein; amino-acid sequence: MKLLVIARPFVFHGGVERATAGLVRALVEHGYDVHLLTPGGRYRVPGVTHHALPLPPLPAAARALALAAAARVAVARGAWDVVQSHERTLRQDVYRAGEGCHRGYLASLEGRRARGLYHRIVLGLERRVFARTPEVVAIARRGAAEIAALYAVAPARLSVVYNGVDLARFHPRNRAAHRAAARDEAGIPRDAWTVLFMGSGFERKGLATLVEAFGAFPDRTSRLLVIGRGDAAPSRAVAGKLGIAERIVWLDPREDAERWYAAADVVALPSRYEPFGNVHLEALASGVPVVASAAAGGAEVIREGSNGAVVDPRSPAALTSALARLRAMPARELSEAARASAEPFTFAAQVEGFVRIYNRFRGAKWDSS